In a single window of the Mesoplodon densirostris isolate mMesDen1 chromosome 18, mMesDen1 primary haplotype, whole genome shotgun sequence genome:
- the LRRC59 gene encoding leucine-rich repeat-containing protein 59 — translation MTKAGSKGGNLRDKLDGHELDLSLSDLNEVPVKELAALPKATILDLSCNKLTALPSDFCGLTHLVKLDLSKNKLRQLPADFGRLVNLQHLDLLNNRLVTLPVSFAQLKSLKWLDLKDNPLDPVLAKVAGDCLDEKQCKQCANKVLQHMKAVQADQERERQRRLEIDREAEKKWEAKQRAKEAQERELRKREKAEEKERRRKEYDALKAAKREQEKKPKKETNQAPKSKSGSRPRKAPPRKHTRSWAVLRLLLLLLLLCVAGGLVACRGTELQQQPLCTSVNTVYESALRGLRSHDILRWVLQADSQQ, via the exons ATGACCAAGGCCGGTAGCAAGGGCGGGAACCTCCGCGACAAGCTGGACGGCCACGAACTGGATCTGAGCCTCAGCGACCTGAATGAGGTCCCGGTCAAGGAGTTG GCTGCCCTCCCAAAGGCCACCATACTGGATCTGTCCTGCAATAAACTGACTGCTCTACCG TCGGATTTCTGTGGCCTCACACACCTGGTGAAGCTGGACCTGAGTAAGAACAAACTGCGGCAGCTGCCAGCAGACTTCGGCCGCCTGGTCAACCTCCAGCACCTGGACCTCCTCAACAACAGGCTGGTCACCCTGCCTGTCAGCTTTGCTCAGCTCAAG AGTCTGAAGTGGCTGGACCTGAAGGATAACCCCCTGGATCCTGTCCTGGCCAAGGTGGCAGGGGATTGCTTGGATGAGAAGCAGTGTAAGCAGTGTGCCAACAAG GTGTTACAGCACATGAAGGCCGTGCAGGCGGATCAGGAGCGCGAGAGGCAGCGGCGGCTGGAAATAGACCGAG AGGCCGAGAAGAAGTGGGAGGCCAAGCAGCGAGCTAAGGAGGCTCAGGAGCGGGAACTGCGGAAGCGGGAGAAGGCGGAGGAGAAGGAGCGCCGGAGAAAGGAGTATGACGCCCTCAAAGCAGCCAAGCGGGAGCAGGAGAAGAAACctaagaaggaaacaaatcaggcCCCGA AATCTAAGTCCGGCTCTCGGCCCCGGAAGGCACCGCCCCGGAAACACACTCGCTCCTGGGCtgtgctgaggctgctgctgctgctgctgctgctgtgtgtGGCTGGCGGGCTGGTCGCCTGTCGGGGGACggagctgcagcagcagcccctCTGCACCAGCGTGAACACCGTCTACGAGAGCGCGCTCCGCGGCCTGCGCAGCCACGACATCCTCCGGTGGGTCCTGCAGGCCGACTCTCAGCAGTGA
- the EME1 gene encoding crossover junction endonuclease EME1 isoform X1 produces the protein MAVEKSSLSLDSSESESEELPTFAFLKKEPSSTKRRQPQKEEKIVVVDTSDSEASCPPSPKLRDPPPVPETAETVTQTEPVRALSSGSEDEEEFAPLAERLTCKFLTHKQLSPEDSSSPVKRVLDHRNNEGASRDWQNQPFTKIRAVPLCDTSERRASNNKDPVVASPCHQLPAYQTPCSVQSNSVTVTKTNAEVPPPQKRKKHNQKVQKRGSQGCQQRGQASQKESTQRQQERKKKAALVHRLKAQRPEECLKHIVLLLDPVLLQMEGGGQLLGALQSMGCCCVIEAPAVPCSITWRRRAGSTEDGQEGWVEEPMVLVLLPAEAFVSMIYNFKQGSLGSTEEGKETLRSFVTDITARTAGKALSLVIVDPGKCFSAPNAPRRRKRGVANGEQAKEKEKQRQPEANTAAVVTRVDMEEALVDLQLHTEAQARIVQSWQELADLACAFTKAVAEAPFKKLRDQASFSFCLESDWAGGAKVDRSGRGLAVVWRRQIQQLNRVSLEMASAVVDAYPSPQLLIQAYKRCFSEQERQNLLADIQVRRGEGVTATSRRLGPELSRRIYLQMTALQPDLSLDSAD, from the exons ATGGCTGTAGAGAAGTCATCACTCTCACTGGATTCCAGTGAGAGTGAGTCTGAGGAGTTGCCAACATTTGCCTTTCTGAAGAAGGAACCGTCTTCAACAAAGAGGAGGCAGCCTCAGAAGGAGGAGAAGATTGTAGTGGTTGACACCTCAGATTCTGAGGCCTCCTGTCCTCCATCACCAAAACTGAGAGATCCACCGCCTGTTCCAGAGACAGCTGAAACTGTCACACAAACAGAGCCAGTCAGGGCGCTAAGCAGTGGAAGTGAGGATGAGGAAGAATTTGCTCCCCTGGCTGAGAGACTTACTTGTAAGTTTTTGACCCACAAGCAGCTGAGCCCTGAGGACTCCAGCTCCCCAGTTAAAAGGGTTTTAGATCATCGGAATAATGAAGGAGCGTCACGCGACTGGCAAAACCAGCCCTTTACAAAGATCCGTGCTGTTCCTCTCTGTGACACCTCAGAGAGGCGTGCATCGAATAACAAGGACCCTGTGGTAGCCAGTCCATGCCATCAGCTGCCAGCCTACCAAACTCCCTGCTCTGTCCAGAGCAACAGCGTGACAGTAACTAAAACGAATGCTGAGGTGCCCCCACCTCAGAAGAGAAAGAAGCATAATCAGAAGGTCCAGAAGAGAGGCTCACAGGGATGCCAGCAGCGGGGACAAGCAAGCCAAAAGGAAAGCACCCAGAGGcaacaggaaaggaagaagaaggcaGCCCTGGTTCACAGGCTGAAAGCTCAGAGGCCAGAGGAGTGCTTAAAGCATATCGTTCTGCTGCTGGATCCAG TGCTCTTACAGATGGAAGGTGGGGGCCAGCTCCTCGGAGCACTACAGTCCATGGGGTGCTGCTGTGTGATTGAGGCGCCGGCCGTGCCTTGCAGCATCACGTGGAGGAGAAGGGCTGGGTCCACTGAG GACGGACAGGAGGGCTGGGTGGAGGAGCCGATGGTTCTGGTGCTGCTCCCGGCGGAAGCGTTTGTGTCCATGATCTACAACTTCAAGCAG GGGAGTCTGGGCAGCACCGAGGAAGGGAAGGAAACGCTTCGGAGCTTTGTAACTGACATCACAGCAAGGACAGCTGGGAAAGCTCTGTCACTGGTGATTGTGGATCCGGGGAAATGCTTCAG TGCTCCGAATGCTCCAAGGAGAAGGAAACGGGGAGTGGCAAATGGAGAACAGGccaaggagaaggagaagcagagACAACCGGAGGCCAACACAGCGGCTGTGGTGACCAGGGTAGACATGGAGGAG GCATTGGTAGATCTGCAGCTGCACACAGAAGCCCAGGCCCGAATTGTGCAGAGCTGGCAAGAGCTGGCCGACTTGGCGTGCGCGTTCACGAAGGCTGTGGCTGAGGCGCCCTTCAA GAAGCTCCGAGATCAAGCTAGTTTCTCCTTCTGCCTGGAGAGCGACTGGGCTGGAGGGGCAAAGGTGGACCGCTCTGGCAGGGGGCTTGCGGTGGTCTGGAGGAGACAGATTCAGCAGCTGAACCGAGTCAGCCTGGAAATGGCCAGTGCCGTTGTGGACGCCTACCCCTCCCCACAGCTCCTGATCCAG GCTTATAAGCGGTGTTTTTCTGAGCAAGAACGCCAGAATTTGCTTGCAGACATACAGGTGCGCCGTGGGGAAGGTGTGACAGCCACCTCCCGCCGCCTTGGACCAGAGCTCTCCAGGCGTATCTACCTTCAGATGACAGCTTTGCAGCCAGATCTCTCTTTAGACAGTGCAGACTGA
- the EME1 gene encoding crossover junction endonuclease EME1 isoform X2, protein MAVEKSSLSLDSSESESEELPTFAFLKKEPSSTKRRQPQKEEKIVVVDTSDSEASCPPSPKLRDPPPVPETAETVTQTEPVRALSSGSEDEEEFAPLAERLTCKFLTHKQLSPEDSSSPVKRVLDHRNNEGASRDWQNQPFTKIRAVPLCDTSERRASNNKDPVVASPCHQLPAYQTPCSVQSNSVTVTKTNAEVPPPQKRKKHNQKVQKRGSQGCQQRGQASQKESTQRQQERKKKAALVHRLKAQRPEECLKHIVLLLDPVLLQMEGGGQLLGALQSMGCCCVIEAPAVPCSITWRRRAGSTEDGQEGWVEEPMVLVLLPAEAFVSMIYNFKQGSLGSTEEGKETLRSFVTDITARTAGKALSLVIVDPGKCFSAPNAPRRRKRGVANGEQAKEKEKQRQPEANTAAVVTRVDMEEALVDLQLHTEAQARIVQSWQELADLACAFTKAVAEAPFKKLRDQASFSFCLESDWAGGAKVDRSGRGLAVVWRRQIQQLNRVSLEMASAVVDAYPSPQLLIQTYRCAVGKV, encoded by the exons ATGGCTGTAGAGAAGTCATCACTCTCACTGGATTCCAGTGAGAGTGAGTCTGAGGAGTTGCCAACATTTGCCTTTCTGAAGAAGGAACCGTCTTCAACAAAGAGGAGGCAGCCTCAGAAGGAGGAGAAGATTGTAGTGGTTGACACCTCAGATTCTGAGGCCTCCTGTCCTCCATCACCAAAACTGAGAGATCCACCGCCTGTTCCAGAGACAGCTGAAACTGTCACACAAACAGAGCCAGTCAGGGCGCTAAGCAGTGGAAGTGAGGATGAGGAAGAATTTGCTCCCCTGGCTGAGAGACTTACTTGTAAGTTTTTGACCCACAAGCAGCTGAGCCCTGAGGACTCCAGCTCCCCAGTTAAAAGGGTTTTAGATCATCGGAATAATGAAGGAGCGTCACGCGACTGGCAAAACCAGCCCTTTACAAAGATCCGTGCTGTTCCTCTCTGTGACACCTCAGAGAGGCGTGCATCGAATAACAAGGACCCTGTGGTAGCCAGTCCATGCCATCAGCTGCCAGCCTACCAAACTCCCTGCTCTGTCCAGAGCAACAGCGTGACAGTAACTAAAACGAATGCTGAGGTGCCCCCACCTCAGAAGAGAAAGAAGCATAATCAGAAGGTCCAGAAGAGAGGCTCACAGGGATGCCAGCAGCGGGGACAAGCAAGCCAAAAGGAAAGCACCCAGAGGcaacaggaaaggaagaagaaggcaGCCCTGGTTCACAGGCTGAAAGCTCAGAGGCCAGAGGAGTGCTTAAAGCATATCGTTCTGCTGCTGGATCCAG TGCTCTTACAGATGGAAGGTGGGGGCCAGCTCCTCGGAGCACTACAGTCCATGGGGTGCTGCTGTGTGATTGAGGCGCCGGCCGTGCCTTGCAGCATCACGTGGAGGAGAAGGGCTGGGTCCACTGAG GACGGACAGGAGGGCTGGGTGGAGGAGCCGATGGTTCTGGTGCTGCTCCCGGCGGAAGCGTTTGTGTCCATGATCTACAACTTCAAGCAG GGGAGTCTGGGCAGCACCGAGGAAGGGAAGGAAACGCTTCGGAGCTTTGTAACTGACATCACAGCAAGGACAGCTGGGAAAGCTCTGTCACTGGTGATTGTGGATCCGGGGAAATGCTTCAG TGCTCCGAATGCTCCAAGGAGAAGGAAACGGGGAGTGGCAAATGGAGAACAGGccaaggagaaggagaagcagagACAACCGGAGGCCAACACAGCGGCTGTGGTGACCAGGGTAGACATGGAGGAG GCATTGGTAGATCTGCAGCTGCACACAGAAGCCCAGGCCCGAATTGTGCAGAGCTGGCAAGAGCTGGCCGACTTGGCGTGCGCGTTCACGAAGGCTGTGGCTGAGGCGCCCTTCAA GAAGCTCCGAGATCAAGCTAGTTTCTCCTTCTGCCTGGAGAGCGACTGGGCTGGAGGGGCAAAGGTGGACCGCTCTGGCAGGGGGCTTGCGGTGGTCTGGAGGAGACAGATTCAGCAGCTGAACCGAGTCAGCCTGGAAATGGCCAGTGCCGTTGTGGACGCCTACCCCTCCCCACAGCTCCTGATCCAG ACATACAGGTGCGCCGTGGGGAAGGTGTGA
- the MRPL27 gene encoding large ribosomal subunit protein bL27m, which produces MALAVLSQRTRTAVTALLSPPQATALAVRYASKKTGGSSKNLGGKSPGKRFGLKKMEGHYVHAGNILATQRHFRWHPGAHVGLGKKKYLYALEEGIVRYTKEVYVPSPSHSEAVDLVTRLPEGAVLYKTFVHVVPAKPEGTFKLVAML; this is translated from the exons ATGGCGTTAGCGGTGCTGTCGCAGAGGACGCGGACAGCTG TTACAGCCCTGCTGAGCCCCCCTCAGGCCACAGCTCTTGCTGTCAGATATGCGTCCAAAAAGACAGGCGGCAGCTCTAAGAACCTCGGTGGGAAGTCACCAGGCAAACGCTTTGGCCTCAAGAAAATGGAGG GTCACTATGTTCATGCTGGCAACATCCTTGCGACTCAGCGCCACTTCCGCTGGCACCCAGGTGCCCAT gtggggctggggaagaAGAAGTACCTGTATGCTCTGGAGGAGGGGATAGTCCGCTACACTAAGGAGGTCTACGTGCCCAGTCCCAGCCACTCGGAGGCTGTGGATCTGGTCACCAGGCTGCCCGAGGGGGCTGTGCTCTACAAGACTTTTGTCCACGTGGTTCCTGCCAAGCCTGAGGGCACCTTCAAACTGGTAGCTATGCTTTGA